The DNA region GTCCGCGACTCCCTGACCTACGCGGTGCAGGTCAACGGCAAACTTCGCGCTACCATCGAGGTGCCGGCTTCGGCCTCGAAGGATGAGGCCGAGACCATGGCCCGCGCCGAGCCCGCCGTGGCGCGGTTGCTGGAAGGGCAGACCGTGCGCAAGGTGATCGTCGTGCCCGGCAAGATCGTCAACATCGTCGCAGGATAATCATGAGCCCGAACCCGCTTCGCTTGCTTCGTGTCGCCGCCCTTGTCGCCATCGTGGGACCGCTCAGTGCCTGCGGTTTCCACCTGCGACAGTCCGCGGCGCTGCCGCCCGGCATGCAGAAGATCCACCTGACGGTGGCCGGTGGCGGCCGACTCGAGCGCGAACTGTCCCGCGCCCTGTCGAACGCCGACGTCACCGTAGTCGATCATGCGGCGGTCGACGCGGCCGAGCTGGCGATCACGTCGAACAACTTCCGCACGGATTCGCTCACCGTCAGCGGCACCGCGCGTGTCACGGAATACGCCGTCCGTTACCACGTCGACTTCAATGCGAAGGCGGGCGACGGCACGGTGATCATCGCGCCGCAGGGTGTCGATATGTCCCGTGAATTCAGCTACGACGCCACCAATACGATCGGCACCGCCAGCCAGACCGAAGAACTGCAGCGCAGCCTGATCGGCGACATGGTCCAGGCCATCCTGTTCCGGCTCGAAGCGGCCACCGTGCATCCGGCGGCGGCAGCCGCGGGTGCGCCGGCCGCGCCCGCATCGTCGAACTGACCGGGTAGCGACGTGCCGTTCAACCCGGCCCAGTGGCAGAAACATCTTGCAGGCGACCGGATGGCCCCGGTCTACCTGCTCGCCGGCGAAGAGCTTCTCGTCCTCGAGGCGGCCGATGCCGTGCGCGCGATGGCGCGCAGGCTGGGCTACAGCGAGCGCGAAGTGCTGGAAGCGGACAGCCGCTTCGACTGGGACGATCTGGCCCGCTCGTCCGCGGGTCTGTCCCTGTTCGCTACGCAGCGCCTGCTCGACCTGCGTCTGGCCGGCGGCCGCGCGGGCAAGGACGGCAGTGCGGCGATCAGCGAATTCGCGGGCCATCCGCCGCCGGATACGACGCTGCTCATCACGGCTACCGAGTGGAGCACCAAGCACGAGGCGGTCTGGACCAAAAACGTGGACCAGGCGGGCATCCAGGTGGTCTTCAATGCGCCCCGGCCGAACGAATGGGTGCAATGGGTGGGCCATCGTCTTGCCTCGCGGGGGGTCAAGGCCAGTCCTGACGCCGTCGCGCTGCTTGCCGAGCGTGTCGAGGGAAATCTGCTCGCCGCCGCCCAGGAGATCGACAAGCTGGTCGTCCTCGCCGGCGATCAGCGTCTCGACGCCGCCGCGCTGGAAAGCCTGGTCGCGGACAGCGCTCGTTTCGATGCCTTCAAGCTCACCGATTCGGCGTTCGCGGGCGAGGGAGGGCGCGCACTGCGCATTCTCGCCGGCCTGCATGCCGAGGGCGACGAGCTGATCGCGCTGATGGGCTGGATCGTCAACCAGCTGCAGCTGGCGCTGCGTCTGGCCAATGCCCGCGATTTCGCGGCGCAGGCCAAGGTCGAGCGCCTGTGGCCCGCGCGCGAACAACTGTTCCGCAAGGCGCTGCGTCGTGCGCCGCGCGAGCACTGGATGGCCTGCCTTGCCCGTGCCGCGCGGATCGACCGCATGGCCAAGGGTCGCGAGCAGGGCAATCCCTGGCTCGAGGCCGAGCGGCTCATCGCGGCCATCGCCGAGCCGCGCGCCGCGGTGGCGTTCGCATGAGCGAGGCGCGACCGCTCGCCATTCTCGGCGGCACGTTCGACCCGATCCATAACGGTCACCTGCGTGCCGCCTGGGAGGCCGCCGAGGCCCTGGATGCCGAGGTTCGTCTCGTGCCGGCCCGCACGCCGCCGCACCGTCCGCCGCCGGTGGCCGATGCGGCCGGCCGCGTGGCGCTGTTGCGCGCGGCCCTTTCCGGTCAGGACCGGCTGCGCATCGACACCCGCGAACTCGACCGGGACGGTCCCTCGTACAGCGTGGACACCCTGGCGTCGCTGCGCGCGGAGATCGGCCCGGATCGTCCGCTGGTGTTGCTTGTCGGCGCCGACGCCTTCGCCGGTCTGGCGTCGTGGCACCTCTGGCGCGAGTTGTTCACGCTGGCGCATGTCGGGGTGCTCAACCGGCCGGGCGTCACGCATGAGCCGTCGGCCGAACTCTCGGCGTTTATCGCCGGTCGCCGCGCTCCACGGCCGCATGGGCCCGCGGGGCGGGTGCTCGATATCGCCATCACGCCGCTGGATATCGCCGCGACGGCGATCCGGGAGTCGTTCGCGGGCGGGAACGAACCGCGCTTTCTGATGCCGTCGGAGTGTTTTGCCGAAGACGCGTTGCTGGCACCTTACCGTGCCCTCGGGCGCTGATCGCCCGCCAGCTGGGCCCCGCCGGCGCCGCTTTAGCTGCCAAGGCATTTGACGCGCCCCGTGCCCGGCGGAGGTATACTCCGCCCCAGCGCCGGCATTCCGCCGTACGAGGTTTTCGCATCTTGAGTTCGTCCGCATCCCGTAAGGCCAAGTCCACCGTCAGCAACGAGCACCTCCGCCAGCGCGTGGTCGCGGCCCTGGAAGACCTCAAGGCCAAGGACGTCCGCGAAATCGACGTCCGTGGCAAGACCTCCATCGCCGACATCCTGTTCATCGCTTCGGGCACCTCGGCCCGTCACGTCAAGTCGATCGCCGACGAAGTCATCAAGTTCGCCAAGGAAGCGGGCGTCATGCCGCTGGGCGTCGAAGGCCAGACCGAGGCCGAGTGGGTCCTCGTCGACCTGGGCGACATCATCGTCCACGTCATGATGCCGCGTATCCGCGAGTTCTACGGCCTCGAGCGCCTGTGGACCGTCGGCGACGACGGCTACGAAGCCTCGCACCACGCCTGAGTCCGTCGTGCGGGCCCGCCTCATCGCCGTCGGCGAGCGCATGCCGGCCTGGGTGGCGGAGGGCTTCGCCGAATACCGCAAGCGGCTCTCCCACGAGCTGCCCCTCGATCTGACCGAGATCAAACCCGGCACGCGTGGCAAGGGCCGCGATGACGTGCGTGCCACGCTCGACGAAGGCGCGGCGATCCTCGCGGCGCTGCCGCGCGACATCCACGTCGTCGCACTCGATGGCCGGGGCAGGACGTGGTCCAGCGAAGACCTCGCCCGGCAGCTCGAACAATGGCGCATGGGCGGTCGCGATCTGGCCTTCCTGATCGGCGGTCCCGACGGCCACGCGCCCGATGTGCTGGCACGGGCCGACCAGCGCTGGTCGCTCGGCCCGCTGACGCTGCCGCACATGCTCGTCCGCCTCGTGCTCGCGGAGCAGCTCTACCGCGCGACCACGCTCGTGGCCGGTCACCCTTACCACCGGGCCTGAAGGAATCGCCGTGCTGTACCTGGCTTCGCAATCCCCGCGCCGTCGGGAACTTCTCGCGCAGATCGGCGAATCCCACCGCACCCTCGACGTCGATGTCGAAGAAATCCGTCAGTCCGGCGAATCGCCCGACGATTACGTCTCCCGCGTCGCGCTGGACAAGGCCCGTGCCGGTTTCGCGCGGGTGGCCGCGGAGGCGGGCGCCCGTGTCCTGGGCGCCGACACCGAGGTGGTGCTCGGTGACGACGTCTTCGGCAAGCCCCGCGATGCGGCCGACGCGGCCGACATGCTGAGGCGGCTCTCGGGTATCGAACACCGTGTGGTGTCCGCCGTGTGGCTCGTAGAGGCTGTCGGCGAGCGTCGGGTGGTGTCGGTATCGATGGTGCGCTTCGCGGCGCTCCCGGAGGCCGATATCGCGTCCTACATCGATACGGGCGAGTGCTTCGGCAAAGCCGGCGCGTATGCCATCCAGGGACGTGCCGCCGCTTTCGTGGAACATCTTTCCGGAAGCTACACGGGCGTCATGGGCTTGCCTTTGTTCGAAACGTCCCGACTGCTTCGCGGACCGTGACAGGCGCGGGACGCGCGGGCTATAAAGCACGATGACTCAAGGAAAAGGGCGCGCGGTGAGCGAGGAAATCCTGATTAATGTCACGCCGCGTGAGACGCGCGTGGCCGTTGTCGAAAACGGCATGTTGCAGGAAGTCCACGTCGAACGTGCGACCAAGCGCGGCTATGTGGGCAACGTCTACAAGGGCCGGGTGCAGCGCGTCATGCCCGGCATGCAGGCGGTGTTCGTCGAGATCGGACTGGAGCGCGCGGCGTTCCTGCATGCTTCCGACATCGTCCGTCCGTCGCTGCCGCCGACCGATGCCACCGAAGGCAAGTCCAACGGACACGGTCCGGTGCCGCCGATCAGCGAACTGGTGCACGAAGGCCAGGAAATCGTCGTTCAGGTGGTCAAGGATCCGATCGGCAGCAAGGGCGCGCGGCTGTCCACGCATCTCTCCATCCCGTCGCGTTACCTGGTACTGCTGCCCCATTCACGCACGCTGGGCGTGTCCGTGCGCATCGAGGAAGAAGCCGAGCGCCAGCGGCTGAAGGACATCATCCTTCCGCTGATCGGCGAGAACCACCTCGGTTACATCGTGCGGACGAATGCGGAAGGCCAGTCGGAAGAATCGCTGGCGTTCGACGTGACCTACCTCAGCAAGGTCTGGCGCGTCGTGCAGGAGAACAT from Luteibacter mycovicinus includes:
- the holA gene encoding DNA polymerase III subunit delta: MPFNPAQWQKHLAGDRMAPVYLLAGEELLVLEAADAVRAMARRLGYSEREVLEADSRFDWDDLARSSAGLSLFATQRLLDLRLAGGRAGKDGSAAISEFAGHPPPDTTLLITATEWSTKHEAVWTKNVDQAGIQVVFNAPRPNEWVQWVGHRLASRGVKASPDAVALLAERVEGNLLAAAQEIDKLVVLAGDQRLDAAALESLVADSARFDAFKLTDSAFAGEGGRALRILAGLHAEGDELIALMGWIVNQLQLALRLANARDFAAQAKVERLWPAREQLFRKALRRAPREHWMACLARAARIDRMAKGREQGNPWLEAERLIAAIAEPRAAVAFA
- the rsfS gene encoding ribosome silencing factor, yielding MSSSASRKAKSTVSNEHLRQRVVAALEDLKAKDVREIDVRGKTSIADILFIASGTSARHVKSIADEVIKFAKEAGVMPLGVEGQTEAEWVLVDLGDIIVHVMMPRIREFYGLERLWTVGDDGYEASHHA
- the nadD gene encoding nicotinate-nucleotide adenylyltransferase — protein: MSEARPLAILGGTFDPIHNGHLRAAWEAAEALDAEVRLVPARTPPHRPPPVADAAGRVALLRAALSGQDRLRIDTRELDRDGPSYSVDTLASLRAEIGPDRPLVLLVGADAFAGLASWHLWRELFTLAHVGVLNRPGVTHEPSAELSAFIAGRRAPRPHGPAGRVLDIAITPLDIAATAIRESFAGGNEPRFLMPSECFAEDALLAPYRALGR
- a CDS encoding Maf family protein, giving the protein MLYLASQSPRRRELLAQIGESHRTLDVDVEEIRQSGESPDDYVSRVALDKARAGFARVAAEAGARVLGADTEVVLGDDVFGKPRDAADAADMLRRLSGIEHRVVSAVWLVEAVGERRVVSVSMVRFAALPEADIASYIDTGECFGKAGAYAIQGRAAAFVEHLSGSYTGVMGLPLFETSRLLRGP
- the lptE gene encoding LPS assembly lipoprotein LptE, which gives rise to MSPNPLRLLRVAALVAIVGPLSACGFHLRQSAALPPGMQKIHLTVAGGGRLERELSRALSNADVTVVDHAAVDAAELAITSNNFRTDSLTVSGTARVTEYAVRYHVDFNAKAGDGTVIIAPQGVDMSREFSYDATNTIGTASQTEELQRSLIGDMVQAILFRLEAATVHPAAAAAGAPAAPASSN
- the rlmH gene encoding 23S rRNA (pseudouridine(1915)-N(3))-methyltransferase RlmH, whose translation is MRARLIAVGERMPAWVAEGFAEYRKRLSHELPLDLTEIKPGTRGKGRDDVRATLDEGAAILAALPRDIHVVALDGRGRTWSSEDLARQLEQWRMGGRDLAFLIGGPDGHAPDVLARADQRWSLGPLTLPHMLVRLVLAEQLYRATTLVAGHPYHRA